Proteins encoded by one window of Lathyrus oleraceus cultivar Zhongwan6 chromosome 1, CAAS_Psat_ZW6_1.0, whole genome shotgun sequence:
- the LOC127135941 gene encoding protein TIFY 10A, whose product MSTSSELSEVSGQKPARSPEKTTFSQTCSLLSQYIKEKGSFKDLSLGMTCNNTEPTGSIDTSSQLGTTMNLFPTMENNLAPKNLTTMDLLSPQAAINNSNASKGPKAAQLTMFYNGQVVVFDDFPADRAQELMAFANKGISQTQNNNSLYTYTPSQPSFPQNSVRTSVDPIAPIVPTVNNIVPSTCNGSIHEHPQVLSRPNVCDLPIMRKASLHRFLEKRKDRVASKSPYQRTNPMESINKPGENMSWLMGAKSTQI is encoded by the exons ATGTCTACCTCATCGGAACTCTCGGAGGTTTCCGGCCAGAAACCGGCGAggtcgccggagaagacaactTTCTCTCAGACTTGTAGTTTACTGAGTCAATACATCAAGGAAAAAGGTAGCTTCAAAGATCTTTCTCTCGGTATGACATGCAACAACACCGAACCAACTG GATCTATTGATACTTCTTCACAATTAGGAACAACTATGAACTTGTTTCCAACCATGGAAAACAACTTGGCACCAAAGAATCTTACTACTATGGATTTGCTCTCTCCACAAGCTGCAATTAACAACTCCAA TGCTAGTAAGGGACCTAAAGCTGCACAATTGACAATGTTTTACAACGGTCAAGTTGTTGTATTCGACGATTTCCCGGCTGATAGAGCACAAGAGCTCATGGCTTTTGCTAACAAAGGAATCTCTCAAACTCAGAACAACAATTCTTTGTACACTTACACGCCAAGCCAGCCTTCATTTCCTCAGAATTCGGTCAGAACTTCTGTTGATCCCATCGCTCCAATTGTTCCAACTGTGAACAACATCGTCCCTAGCACCTGCAACGGCTCGATTCATGAACACCCTCAAGTGCTTTCCAGACCTAATGTTTGCG ATCTTCCAATTATGAGGAAAGCTTCTCTTCATCGGTTCCTCGAGAAAAGAAAGGATAG AGTTGCTTCCAAATCACCATATCAGAGAACAAATCCAATGGAGAGTATTAACAAGCCAGGTGAAAACATGTCATGGCTTATGGGTGCAAAATCAACTCAAATCTGA